The following are from one region of the Corylus avellana chromosome ca1, CavTom2PMs-1.0 genome:
- the LOC132173682 gene encoding ras-related protein RGP1-like: protein MSEYRAVTSAYYRGVVGAMLVYDITKRQTFDHAAKWLKELRGHADKNIVIILVGNKSDLGSLRAVPTEDAKEFAERENLFFMETSALEAINVESAFLTVLTEIYRIISKKALVANEEAAAAGNSSLLKGTNILVPGQEPEPERRISCCSSS from the coding sequence ATGTCAGAATACAGGGCAGTGACCAGTGCATACTACAGAGGTGTGGTGGGGGCGATGCTAGTGTATGACATTACCAAGCGGCAAACATTTGATCATGCGGCCAAGTGGTTAAAGGAGTTACGGGGCCATGCTGACAAAAATATTGTCATCATCCTTGTGGGCAATAAATCTGACTTGGGGTCCCTTCGAGCTGTACCTACAGAGGATGCAAAAGAGTTTGCCGAAAGGGAGAACCTCTTCTTCATGGAGACATCGGCCCTCGAGGCCATTAATGTTGAATCGGCCTTCCTCACGGTCCTCACAGAAATTTACCGGATCATCAGCAAGAAGGCTCTTGTTGCCAATGAAGAAGCTGCTGCGGCGGGAAATTCATCACTCCTCAAGGGAACAAATATCCTTGTCCCTGGACAGGAGCCAGAACCTGAACGGAGGATCAGCTGTTGCAGCTCTTCGTAG
- the LOC132173697 gene encoding uncharacterized mitochondrial protein AtMg00810-like, with the protein MYILIYVDDILITCSLPSAIEDLLHSLKDGFAIKDLGSLNFFLGIKVVKNCTGIILSQKRYICDILKRTHMLEAKPVSSPMALLAHLTAFDGETFSDQTLFQSTIGALQYLSITRPDIAYSVNKLSQFMHKPTVFHWQSAKRLLRYLKHTIHFGLQIQASKSNLLQAFSDADWAGSRDDRRSTGGYCVYLGANLISWSCKKQATVARSSTETDTKLLLTLLPKSLGSALFSVNWASLFLSHPFFGVITLVQLIYHPIRFFMLEQST; encoded by the coding sequence ATGTACATAttgatatatgttgatgatattttaattacatGCTCACTGCCCTCAGCAATCGAAGATCTTCTTCACTCTCTGAAAGATGGGTTTGCTATTAAGGATTTGGGGagcttgaatttttttcttggcATTAAAGTTGTGAAGAACTGCACCGGTATTATACTGTCTCAGAAACGTTACATCTGTGATATTCTTAAACGTACCCATATGCTAGAGGCTAAACCAGTCTCTAGTCCTATGGCTTTGTTAGCCCATCTCACTGCATTTGACGGTGAAACCTTTTCTGATCAGACTTTGTTTCAAAGTACTATTGGGGCTTTACAATATTTGTCTATTACCAGGCCTGATATTGCCTATTCAGTGAACAAGTTATCTCAGTTCATGCATAAGCCCACAGTGTTTCACTGGCAGTCTGCAAAGCGTCTTCTTCGGTATCTCAAACACACAATTCATTTTGGACTCCAAATCCAAGCATCCAAATCTAATTTGTTGCAAGCTTTTTCTGATGCTGACTGGGCTGGTTCCCGTGATGACAGACGCTCAACTGGTGGTTATTGTGTCTACCTTGGTGCtaatttaatttcttggagCTGCAAAAAGCAGGCAACTGTAGCTAGATCAAGCACAGAAACTGATACAAAGCTCTTGCTAACGCTGCTGCCGAAATCTCTTGGCTCCGCTCTCTTCTCTGTGAATTGGGCATCACTCTTCCTCAGTCACCCATTCTTTGGTGTGATAACATTGGTGCAACTTATTTATCATCCAATCCGGTTTTTCATGCTCGAACAAAGCACATAG
- the LOC132173706 gene encoding ras-related protein RGP1-like: MVHNCYTHILGASLRYRAVTSAYYRGAVWAMLVYDITKRQTFDHVAKWLEELRGHAEKNIVIMLVGNKSDLGSLRAVPTEDAKEFAERENLFFMETSALEAINVESAFLTVLTEIYRIISKKALVAIEEAAAAGSSSLLTGTNILVRGQEPEPERRISCCSSS; encoded by the coding sequence atggTTCACAATTGTTATACTCACATTCTTGGTGCTAGTCTCAGATACAGGGCAGTGACCAGTGCATACTACAGAGGTGCGGTGTGGGCGATGCTAGTGTATGACATTACCAAGCGGCAAACATTTGATCATGTGGCCAAATGGTTAGAGGAATTACGGGGCCATGctgaaaaaaatattgtcatCATGCTTGTGGGTAATAAATCTGACTTGGGGTCCCTTCGAGCTGTACCTACAGAGGATGCAAAAGAGTTTGCCGAAAGGGAGAACCTCTTCTTCATGGAGACATCAGCCCTCGAGGCCATTAATGTTGAATCGGCCTTCCTCACGGTCCTCACAGAAATTTACCGGATCATCAGCAAGAAGGCTCTTGTTGCCATTGAAGAAGCAGCTGCGGCAGGAAGTTCATCACTCCTCACGGGAACAAATATCCTTGTCCGTGGACAGGAACCAGAACCTGAACGGAGGATCAGCTGTTGCAGCTCTTCGTAG
- the LOC132173714 gene encoding pathogenesis-related thaumatin-like protein 3.5, which produces WCSFDESGKRTCFTGDCGGQLQCAGASGAPPATLVEFTLDSLVDYYDVSLVDGYNMCVSIVSSGGSRPNCKQISCLSDLNKHCPNGLQVRRNGHVVACKSACLAFNTPKYCCTGAYGSPQTCKPSSYAKVFKAYCPTAYSYAYDDPTSTFTCGGADYLISFCETLKQKTEMIGGVMERLLF; this is translated from the coding sequence TGGTGTTCGTTTGATGAGTCCGGTAAGAGGACATGCTTCACGGGAGACTGCGGCGGCCAACTACAATGTGCAGGGGCTAGCGGTGCACCGCCTGCAACCCTCGTAGAGTTTACCCTAGATAGTCTAGTGGATTACTACGATGTTAGCCTAGTTGACGGCTACAACATGTGTGTATCGATAGTCTCTTCGGGTGGATCAAGACCTAATTGTAAGCAGATAAGTTGTCTTTCGGACTTGAACAAACATTGCCCTAATGGCTTGCAAGTAAGGAGGAATGGTCATGTTGTGGCTTGCAAAAGTGCTTGCTTAGCGTTTAATACACCCAAATATTGCTGCACAGGAGCCTATGGCAGCCCTCAGACGTGCAAGCCTTCAAGTTATGCAAAGGTGTTCAAGGCTTATTGCCCTACAGCTTATAGCTATGCCTATGATGATCCCACAAGCACTTTCACCTGCGGAGGAGCTGATTATTTGATTAGCTTTTGTGAGACTTTGAAGCAAAAGACAGAAATGATTGGAGGTGTAATGGAGCGTCTTTTATTTTGA
- the LOC132173723 gene encoding cytochrome P450 705A20-like, which produces MTIITQCLLLIFFCFLLPALLLILFFNKPTTTGRGSHPPSPPALPIIGHLHLVGDFFHKSMQNLATQYGSIFYIRLGFSDCIVISSASLGNEIFKTHDLDFAQHPKVTFADELPYVRCGFFSAPYGDYYRFMKKLCMTELLSPRQLERSRVVREEELGRFLRGLVESGKKKEVVNVGVELMKLTNNTICTMVMSTRCSEKGDDADRIRGYLKKAYDAGSKGPGLIGDALGPLSRLVFWLYRNEIMDSVQGLDELLERILKEHEDKIGKRENEDLMDILLKVYRDDKAEAKFMSRTHLKAFLVDIFVGGSGTLAEAIIWVMAELINHPNVFQKLREEIRSVVGSTRLVEESDVASLPYSVARSHCMYSSLSEQLI; this is translated from the exons ATGACTATCATCACCCAGTGTCTCTTACTAATTTTCTTCTGTTTCCTCTTGCCTGCACTCCTACTGATATTGTTCTTCAACAAGCCAACAACAACCGGCCGGGGCAGCCACCCTCCGAGCCCGCCTGCCCTCCCAATCATCGGCCACCTTCACCTCGTCGGAGACTTCTTTCACAAATCCATGCAAAACCTCGCCACCCAATACGGCTCTATCTTCTATATCCGACTTGGTTTTTCCGACTGCATCGTCATTTCGTCGGCCTCCTTGGGCAACGAGATATTCAAAACCCACGATCTTGATTTCGCGCAGCACCCCAAGGTAACTTTCGCCGACGAACTGCCCTACGTCAGGTGTGGATTCTTCAGCGCCCCATATGGTGATTATTATCGGTTCATGAAGAAACTCTGCATGACGGAGCTGCTCTCGCCCAGACAGCTTGAGCGGTCGCGGGTTGTCCGAGAGGAAGAGCTCGGCCGGTTTTTGCGTGGATTGGTTGAGAGTGGTAAGAAAAAAGAGGTTGTGAACGTGGGTGTTGAGCTCATGAAGCTCACAAACAATACTATATGCACGATGGTGATGAGCACAAGGTGTTCGGAGAAAGGTGATGATGCTGACAGGATCAGGGGGTACCTGAAAAAGGCTTATGATGCTGGTTCCAAGGGGCCGGGGCTTATTGGGGATGCGTTGGGGCCGCTGAGTAGATTGGTTTTTTGGCTGTATAGAAATGAGATCATGGATAGTGTCCAGGGGCTTGATGAGCTTCTGGAAAGAATATTGAAGGAGCATGAAGATAAGATtgggaagagagagaatgaagatTTGATGGATATATTATTGAAGGTGTACCGAGATGATAAGGCTGAAGCCAAGTTCATGAGCAGAACCCATCTCAAGGCTTTTTTGGTT GATATTTTCGTGGGAGGCAGTGGTACCTTGGCAGAGGCGATCATATGGGTAATGGCTGAGCTCATCAACCATCCAAATGTATTCCAGAAGCTGAGAGAAGAGATAAGATCGGTTGTTGGCAGCACTAGACTCGTTGAGGAATCTGATGTCGCAAGTCTCCCCTACTCAGTGGCGAGATCCCACTG tATGTACTCATCTTTGTCGGAGCAGCTCATTTGA
- the LOC132167547 gene encoding beta-amyrin 24-hydroxylase-like, whose product MAELINHPNVFQKLREEIRSVVGSTRLVEESDVASLPYLQAVVKETLRLYPPFPVTARECRQSCQIGGYDIPQKTAVAINLYAIMRDPEIWDNPNGFFPERFMVFDDTQHKNMEHKQDHGIGRSTVEETFLTFGAGRRACPGSRLGLIMMHLTVAAMVQCFDWKFCGDGHNGKINMEVGKSLFIHLAQPLTCLPVVHFNPFAASI is encoded by the exons ATGGCTGAGCTCATCAACCATCCAAATGTATTCCAGAAGCTGAGAGAAGAGATAAGATCGGTTGTTGGCAGCACTAGACTCGTTGAGGAATCTGATGTCGCAAGTCTCCCCTACTTGCAAGCAGTTGTAAAAGAAACACTAAGACTATATCCGCCATTTCCTGTGACAGCAAGAGAGTGCCGCCAAAGCTGTCAAATAGGAGGCTACGACATCCCCCAAAAAACTGCGGTGGCAATCAATCTGTATGCCATAATGAGAGATCCAGAGATATGGGACAACCCAAATGGGTTCTTCCCAGAGAGGTTCATGGTTTTTGACGACACACAACACAAAAACATGGAACATAAACAGGATCATGGCATAG GTCGAAGTACCGTGGAagaaacttttcttacttttggTGCGGGGAGGAGAGCCTGCCCTGGCTCAAGGCTGGGGTTGATTATGATGCATTTGACAGTTGCAGCCATGGTTCAATGCTTTGATTGGAAGTTTTGTGGAGATGGACACAACGGTAAAATTAATATGGAAGTTGGGAAAAGCCTTTTTATACACTTGGCTCAACCACTCACATGTCTTCCGGTTGTTCACTTCAACCCCTTTGCTGCTTCCATCTAA
- the LOC132168131 gene encoding pathogenesis-related thaumatin-like protein 3.5, translating into MALNMLHLFLLLSLSGADAAVFTLQNRCRNTIWPGIQPGAGKPQLMNGGLKLLPGQNVEINAPKGWSGRFWGRRWCSFDESGKGTCFTGDCGGQLQCAGTGGTPPATLVEFTLDSPVDYYDVSLVDGYNMRVSIVPSGGSGPNCKQISCLSDLNKHCPNGLQVRRNGHVVACKSACLAFNTPKYCCTGAYGSPQRCKPSSYAKVFKASCPTAYSYAYDDPTSTFTCGGADYLISFC; encoded by the exons ATGGCATTAAACATGCTTCACCTTTTCTTGCTATTATCTTTGTCAG GAGCTGATGCGGCGGTGTTTACACTACAAAACAGATGTAGGAACACCATATGGCCAGGGATCCAACCCGGGGCAGGAAAACCCCAACTGATGAATGGTGGCCTAAAGCTTCTGCCAGGCCAAAATGTAGAGATCAATGCTCCAAAGGGGTGGTCGGGCCGCTTCTGGGGTCGTCGTTGGTGTTCGTTTGATGAGTCGGGTAAGGGGACATGCTTCACGGGAGACTGTGGCGGCCAGTTGCAATGTGCGGGGACTGGCGGCACACCGCCTGCAACCCTCGTGGAGTTTACCCTAGATAGTCCGGTGGATTACTACGATGTTAGCCTAGTTGACGGCTACAACATGCGTGTTTCGATAGTCCCTTCGGGTGGATCAGGCCCTAATTGTAAGCAGATAAGTTGTCTTTCGGACTTGAACAAACATTGCCCTAATGGCTTGCAAGTAAGGAGGAATGGTCATGTTGTGGCCTGCAAAAGTGCTTGCTTAGCGTTTAATACACCCAAATATTGCTGCACAGGAGCCTATGGCAGCCCTCAGAGGTGCAAGCCTTCAAGTTATGCGAAGGTGTTCAAGGCTTCTTGCCCTACAGCTTATAGCTATGCCTATGATGATCCCACAAGCACGTTTACATGCGGAGGAGCTGATTATTTGATTAGCTTTTGTTAA
- the LOC132168130 gene encoding LOW QUALITY PROTEIN: cytochrome P450 705A22-like (The sequence of the model RefSeq protein was modified relative to this genomic sequence to represent the inferred CDS: inserted 2 bases in 1 codon) produces MALATMTDIQCYSFLIFFVSLISTLLIRSIFINKPQPNRXGLHLPPTPPALPIIGHLHLLTPSLYKSFHRLSTKYGPLLYLRIGASRCLLVSSASVAAEIFKTHDLAFASRPLFAFADKLLYGTSGFVTAPYGDYWRFMKKLCVTQLLGTPHVERSRAVRREEMERLLRRVLGSAETKEGVVDVGAELMRYTNNVTCRMVMSSRCSEEEGEAERVIELVKESFELAAKMCFGDVLGPLKKLGFWVYGKQAMDMTRRFDELLEKVLKEHEERGKKGGWGEREDKDLMDMLLEVCQDEQAEVKITRTHIKAFFTDLFIAGTGTSAEAMQWAIAELINHPCVFQKVRQEIESVVGKARLIEESDIPNLPYLQAVVKETLRLYPPAPVTTRECRQSCKINGFDIPEKTAVAINLYAIMRDQDSWDDPNKFIPERFLVSFKEQSEVISGQKFNFVPFGAGRRGCPGTTLAFSLMNTAVASLVQCFDWEVDGDGGKVDIQSGPGMSLRMVHPLTARPVVHFTPFTAST; encoded by the exons ATGGCATTGGCTACCATGACAGACATCCAATGCTACTCCTTCCTGATCTTCTTCGTGTCTCTCATCTCAACCCTTCTAATCCGATCCATCTTCATCAACAAACCCCAACCCAACCG CGGTCTTCACTTGCCACCCACCCCACCGGCCCTCCCAATCATCGGCCACCTCCACCTCCTCACACCATCCTTATACAAGTCTTTCCACCGCCTCTCCACCAAATATGGCCCTCTACTCTATCTCCGCATCGGCGCATCACGGTGCCTCCTCGTTTCCTCAGCCTCCGTGGCTGCTGAAATCTTCAAAACCCATGATCTCGCCTTTGCTTCTCGGCCTTTATTCGCCTTTGCTGATAAGCTACTGTATGGAACTTCAGGGTTCGTCACTGCCCCGTATGGAGACTACTGGAGGTTCATGAAGAAGCTCTGCGTCACTCAACTGCTCGGCACGCCACAT gttgAGCGGTCGCGAGCTGTTCGACGCGAAGAAATGGAGAGGCTGTTGAGGAGAGTGTTGGGGAGTGCTGAGACGAAAGAGGGTGTGGTTGATGTGGGTGCTGAGCTGATGAGATATACGAACAACGTGACATGCAGGATGGTGATGAGCAGTAGGTGTTCAGAGGAAGAAGGAGAGGCAGAGAGGGTTATAGAGCTGGTGAAGGAGTCCTTTGAGCTGGCAGCAAAGATGTGCTTTGGGGATGTGTTGGGGCCCTTGAAGAAACTGGGTTTTTGGGTGTACGGGAAACAGGCTATGGATATGACCAGAAGGTTTGATGAGCTTTTGGAGAAGGTGTTGAAGGAGCAtgaagagagagggaaaaagggTGGTTGGGGTGAGAGAGAAGATAAGGATTTGATGGATATGCTTTTGGAGGTTTGTCAAGATGAGCAGGCTGAGGTTAAGATTACAAGGACCCATATCAAGGCCTTCTTTACG GATCTTTTCATTGCGGGCACTGGCACCTCAGCAGAAGCAATGCAATGGGCAATAGCTGAGCTAATTAATCATCCTTGTGTCTTCCAGAAGGTCAGACAGGAAATAGAATCTGTTGTGGGAAAAGCTAGACTAATTGAAGAATCAGATATCCCAAATCTCCCTTATTTGCAGGCTGTTGTGAAGGAAACACTAAGACTATACCCACCAGCCCCTGTCACAACAAGAGAATGCCGCCAAAGCTGCAAAATCAATGGGTTTGATATACCAGAAAAAACTGCAGTGGCAATCAATCTTTATGCCATCATGAGGGATCAAGATTCATGGGATGATCCTAATAAGTTTATCCCAGAGAGGTTCTTGGTTTCCTTCAAGGAGCAAAGTGAAGTGATCAGTGGACAAAAGTTCAATTTTGTTCCATTTGGGGCAGGGAGGAGAGGGTGCCCAGGAACAACACTGGCATTCAGCTTGATGAATACTGCGGTTGCATCTTTGGTTCAATGCTTTGATTGGGAGGTTGATGGAGATGGAGGCAAGGTTGATATTCAATCTGGACCAGGCATGTCCTTGAGAATGGTTCACCCACTCACAGCTCGTCCGGTTGTTCACTTCACCCCATTTACTGCTTCAACATAA
- the LOC132173731 gene encoding protein LIM1, with protein MKLFGTRALPLLVFMLFMTGLVEQGKGTTCPSTFFSALVQLIPCRAAVAPFSPLPPSEACCNALRTLGQPCLCVLVNGPPISGVDRNMALQLPEKCTANFEPCK; from the coding sequence ATGAAGCTTTTTGGTACTAGGGCTTTGCCACTGTTGGTTTTTATGTTGTTCATGACAGGTTTGGTGGAGCAAGGCAAGGGCACCACTTGTCCAAGCACCTTCTTCTCAGCACTTGTTCAGCTGATACCTTGCAGGGCAGCAGTTGCTCCTTTTAGCCCCCTCCCTCCAAGTGAGGCCTGCTGCAATGCCCTCAGGACTCTAGGCCAGCCTTGTCTGTGTGTGCTTGTGAATGGACCTCCCATATCTGGTGTCGACCGGAACATGGCTTTGCAACTCCCCGAGAAGTGCACCGCCAACTTTGAACCATGTAAGTGA